Proteins from a single region of Bacteroidota bacterium:
- a CDS encoding redoxin domain-containing protein, whose translation MKLDIGQQAPDFLMYDTDKQAVRLSEQNGKNVLLLFFPFAFTSTCTAELCATRDDIAFYQNVNAEVYGISVDAPYSLKVFKEEQKLNFPLLSDFNKTVSETYGCIYDRWGMELKGVSKRSAFVIDKDGIIRYAEILENAGAIPDFDAIKKVLETLN comes from the coding sequence ATGAAACTTGACATTGGCCAGCAGGCACCTGATTTTTTAATGTATGATACTGATAAACAGGCAGTACGCCTGAGTGAACAAAACGGTAAAAATGTGTTATTGTTATTTTTTCCATTTGCTTTTACATCAACCTGCACTGCTGAATTATGTGCAACCAGAGATGATATTGCGTTTTATCAAAATGTAAATGCAGAAGTATATGGTATTAGTGTTGATGCACCATACTCGTTAAAAGTATTTAAAGAAGAACAAAAATTAAATTTCCCTTTATTAAGCGATTTTAATAAAACGGTTTCTGAAACCTATGGTTGTATTTATGACCGTTGGGGAATGGAATTAAAAGGTGTATCAAAACGCAGCGCTTTTGTAATTGATAAAGATGGTATTATTCGTTATGCAGAAATTTTAGAAAATGCAGGCGCAATTCCCGATTTTGATGCCATTAAAAAAGTTTTGGAAACTTTAAATTAA
- a CDS encoding NUDIX domain-containing protein translates to MPMFNVRVYGLLIHNNAILVVQEPVKNNRIIKFPGGGLEFGEGTVDGLKREFKEELQATIFNVRHFYTTDFFVQSFINPEHQVISIYYLVDAAIEELNFNNDEGLVFQWIPMHDLHTELFPLPIDKHVVQLLKGNA, encoded by the coding sequence CTGCCGATGTTTAATGTACGTGTGTATGGCTTATTAATACATAATAATGCCATTTTAGTAGTGCAGGAGCCTGTAAAAAATAATCGTATTATTAAATTTCCGGGAGGCGGATTAGAATTTGGTGAAGGCACAGTAGACGGGCTGAAACGCGAGTTTAAGGAGGAATTACAGGCTACAATTTTTAATGTGCGGCATTTTTATACCACCGATTTTTTTGTGCAGAGTTTCATTAATCCTGAACATCAGGTAATCAGTATTTATTATCTGGTGGATGCTGCAATTGAAGAACTCAATTTTAATAATGATGAAGGATTAGTTTTTCAATGGATTCCGATGCACGATTTACATACTGAATTATTTCCTTTGCCCATTGATAAACATGTGGTGCAATTATTAAAAGGCAACGCTTAA
- a CDS encoding ABC transporter substrate-binding protein produces MKHFSVAALLIILLFVSCNKEKPNNDKSIFRLNLSIPLTSLDPAFASDQSNTWSVNQLFNGLVQLDSGLNVVPCIAEKWEISDDRKTYTFHLRNDVYFHDDACFPNGKGRKLIADDVVYSFYRLIDPATAARGNWVFQHIVDSVNAFYALNDSTVEVKLQEPFAPFLQRLSIQYCSIVPKEAIEKYGKDFRSHPVGTGPFKFVQWEEGELLILHKFEHYFEKDAQGVQLPYLDAVNIQFNTNKSTEFLKFLSGELDFVSDIDAALKDNILTKDGNLQPKYSDKIKLLKGPYLNVEYIAILMDTSLQIVKESPLSFVEVRKAINYGFDKNEMLLFLKNNRGIAATGGIIPPSLLPQRADSVQPYGYVYNPDTALQLLAAAGFENGVGLPEITFHTVEQYQDIAVYIKDKLEDIGIAVKIETVDSRLLREMRLNATTVMFRSSWIADYADAENYLTVFYGGSEAPPNYTRYHNPVFDSLYMVAVAESDETIRKNLYYTMDSLMMQDAPVIPLFYDEVYRFVQKDVSGMDPNPLNMLDLKRVKKAA; encoded by the coding sequence TTGAAACATTTTTCTGTAGCTGCACTGCTTATTATCCTGTTATTTGTTTCCTGTAATAAGGAAAAACCAAATAATGATAAATCCATTTTCCGTTTAAATTTATCTATCCCCTTAACCTCGCTCGACCCGGCTTTTGCAAGCGACCAGTCCAATACCTGGAGTGTAAATCAATTGTTCAATGGCTTGGTGCAATTGGATTCCGGCCTCAATGTGGTGCCCTGCATTGCTGAAAAATGGGAAATTTCCGACGACAGAAAAACATATACTTTTCATTTGCGCAACGATGTGTATTTTCACGATGATGCGTGTTTTCCAAACGGGAAAGGACGAAAATTAATTGCTGATGATGTTGTGTATTCTTTTTACCGATTAATCGACCCTGCAACTGCTGCCCGTGGTAATTGGGTTTTTCAGCATATTGTGGATAGTGTAAATGCATTTTATGCACTAAACGATAGTACGGTAGAAGTTAAATTACAAGAACCATTTGCACCATTTTTACAGCGATTGAGTATTCAATATTGTTCCATCGTTCCTAAAGAAGCCATTGAAAAATACGGTAAAGATTTCAGAAGTCATCCTGTTGGAACAGGCCCGTTTAAATTTGTGCAATGGGAGGAAGGTGAACTGCTCATTTTACATAAATTCGAACACTATTTTGAAAAAGATGCACAAGGTGTTCAACTACCATATCTCGATGCTGTAAATATTCAGTTTAATACGAATAAATCAACAGAATTTTTAAAATTTTTAAGTGGAGAATTAGATTTTGTGAGTGATATTGATGCAGCGCTAAAAGATAATATTCTAACTAAAGATGGCAATCTGCAACCAAAATATAGCGATAAAATAAAATTGCTGAAAGGCCCTTATTTAAATGTTGAATACATTGCTATTTTAATGGATACTTCACTACAAATTGTAAAAGAAAGTCCGCTCTCATTTGTTGAAGTACGCAAAGCAATTAATTACGGTTTCGATAAAAATGAAATGTTATTATTTTTAAAAAATAATCGTGGTATTGCGGCAACGGGAGGTATTATTCCACCCAGTTTATTACCACAACGCGCTGATTCGGTGCAACCTTATGGTTATGTATATAATCCGGATACTGCCCTGCAATTGCTTGCTGCTGCCGGCTTTGAGAATGGTGTGGGTTTACCCGAAATTACTTTTCATACCGTAGAACAATATCAGGATATCGCAGTTTATATTAAAGATAAATTAGAAGATATCGGTATTGCCGTAAAAATTGAAACGGTAGATTCACGTTTATTGCGGGAGATGCGATTAAATGCAACAACTGTAATGTTTCGTAGCAGTTGGATTGCCGATTATGCCGATGCAGAAAATTATCTAACCGTATTTTACGGCGGGAGTGAAGCACCACCAAATTATACCCGTTACCATAATCCCGTATTTGATAGTTTATATATGGTTGCCGTTGCCGAAAGTGATGAAACCATCCGAAAAAATTTATACTACACCATGGATAGTTTAATGATGCAGGATGCACCGGTAATTCCGTTATTTTATGATGAAGTATATCGTTTTGTGCAAAAAGATGTCAGCGGTATGGATCCCAATCCATTAAATATGCTGGATTTAAAACGTGTGAAAAAAGCAGCGTAA
- a CDS encoding OmpA family protein, with amino-acid sequence MKFEISKIIMGVATLLLPATAFNQVNGALVNDIIVSGNYELFIADAGTDIYELSKDADGDGVKDKRDDCPDTPEGVIVDEHGCPVDADNDKIADYLDKCAMVPGLAKLNGCPDQDKDDIADKDDACPEVPGLARFQGCPDSDGDGIQDAMDKCPNMKGLDMFKGCPDTDNDGVDDANDKCPNTEKGIKVDATGCSSDADNDGIIDSDDKCPDTPKGVKVDMKGCPADTDGDGIIDTNDKCPTTKGEGSPNGCPVIKEDVKKRLNFAARGIQFESGKATLKATSNPLLDEVVSILNEYTDYNLVISGHTDNVGGDDMNMTLSQERVDAVKAYLLSKGVSTGRLTATGYGETKPISTNDTEVGRSQNRRVELELILR; translated from the coding sequence ATGAAATTTGAAATATCCAAAATAATAATGGGTGTGGCGACTTTATTGTTGCCCGCAACTGCTTTTAATCAGGTAAATGGTGCACTGGTAAATGATATAATTGTGAGCGGCAATTATGAATTATTTATTGCAGATGCCGGAACTGATATATATGAATTAAGCAAAGACGCCGATGGTGATGGTGTAAAAGATAAACGCGATGATTGTCCCGATACACCTGAAGGTGTTATTGTTGATGAACATGGTTGTCCGGTTGATGCCGACAACGATAAAATTGCCGATTACTTAGATAAATGTGCAATGGTTCCGGGTTTGGCAAAATTAAATGGTTGCCCCGATCAGGATAAAGATGATATTGCCGATAAAGATGACGCATGCCCCGAAGTGCCCGGTTTAGCAAGGTTTCAGGGTTGCCCCGACAGCGATGGTGATGGTATTCAGGATGCCATGGATAAATGTCCGAACATGAAAGGTTTAGATATGTTTAAGGGTTGTCCCGATACCGATAATGATGGTGTTGATGATGCAAATGATAAATGTCCAAATACAGAAAAAGGTATAAAAGTTGACGCAACCGGTTGTAGTTCTGATGCCGATAATGATGGTATTATTGATTCTGATGATAAATGTCCCGATACACCTAAAGGAGTTAAAGTTGATATGAAAGGTTGCCCTGCCGATACAGATGGTGATGGTATTATTGATACTAACGATAAATGTCCAACTACAAAAGGTGAAGGTAGCCCAAATGGTTGTCCCGTTATTAAAGAAGATGTGAAAAAACGATTAAACTTTGCTGCTCGCGGTATTCAGTTTGAATCAGGAAAAGCAACATTAAAAGCAACATCTAATCCTTTATTGGATGAAGTGGTGAGCATATTAAACGAATATACTGATTACAATCTTGTTATATCAGGTCATACCGATAATGTTGGTGGCGATGATATGAACATGACTTTATCGCAAGAAAGAGTTGATGCCGTTAAAGCGTATTTATTAAGCAAAGGTGTTTCAACCGGACGACTTACTGCAACCGGTTATGGTGAAACAAAACCAATTTCAACAAACGATACCGAAGTTGGCCGTTCACAAAACAGAAGAGTGGAACTGGAATTGATACTCAGATAA